The genome window GAAGAAATACCGGCAGCCGGCCTGGATGGCCGCCTCGGCGATGGCTTCGTTCCCTTTCATCAATTTCTTTGCCATAGGAATTTTCCGTCCTCCTTGTACTGCATACTACATGGGGGCAAAATGCACCCCGCATTTATCAGGCTTTTCCAATCTCCAGGGTTTGTTAAGGGACGCATCCCTTAACTTCAATCGGCTTTGGCGGCGTGTACGCCAAAACGGATGAAATCCGGAGGATTTCGTTCTTTGCGCGCTTTGCCGGCCGCAAATGCTTTTGCATTTGCAGGCAAAGCGTGATTGCTCGCAAAAAGACAGGTCTTTTTGCGAAAGCGGAGCGCCCTATCTCTCGACTGTGATGACTACGTCCGGGCACATCCGCGCACAGGACGCACAGCCCGTGCACTTCTCCGGCGCGACGCACGCGACCGGGTGATAGCCCTTGGCGTTAATTCGCTCTTTGTCCAGCGCCAGAATCTTGACCGGGCAGGCGTTAACACATAGGCCGCAGCTCTTGCACAGTTCTTCTTTAAACGTTACTTTACCCATACCTCCATGTCACCCTTTCTTGCCATAGGACCCCAGGGGGCCCTGCTATAAAAAAATGGCCGCCCGGCCCTTCATGCCAGGCCGGCAGCACAATTTTTTTGATTTATACCCGTTATAAGGGGCAGCTTACCGCCTATCCCCCGGGCGAAAACCATACCTTATTATAATTTTCTTTACCCCACCTGTCAACTTCCCAACGGACGTTTTGCAGGTTTTTTGTCGTTTTCCCTCAAATTTCCTGCGCGGTTTTGCCCTCTTCCCCGCGCTCATGCAGGATGCGCTGCAAAGTCTGCCAAGCATAGCGGGCCTCCCTGCACTTTAGCGCATAGCGCTCCTCCCGGGTCTGTAAAAAGAAATACCGGCTGGCGCAGTCCAGCTTTTCTATTGCCTCAAGTTTTACGTCAAACCCGCCCCGGGAGGCGGCAAATACCGCGCGCTGGTCGGTGATCACCAGCATCCCCCGCAAAAACACCTGCGGGGCGCCCTGGGTCTCCGCCTGTGCGCT of Luoshenia tenuis contains these proteins:
- a CDS encoding 4Fe-4S binding protein — its product is MGKVTFKEELCKSCGLCVNACPVKILALDKERINAKGYHPVACVAPEKCTGCASCARMCPDVVITVER